One Clupea harengus chromosome 11, Ch_v2.0.2, whole genome shotgun sequence DNA window includes the following coding sequences:
- the colq gene encoding acetylcholinesterase collagenic tail peptide, with protein sequence MVVLVLLQGSKGDNGVIGPIGPSGPQGPAGLPGPPGVPASGLYMVGAKGSKGQPGNPGQCNCPTPLNLHGTPYEQLPLRGNYPKVPAIFVVDNGEELDRLQYDNALAFRKDQRALYFKDIEGWLPIQLTPFQSTENAPDPEGFCGDGTVQPQNGEECDDGDKVVTDSCIRCKHAYCGDGYRHEGAEECDGKDFGYQTCKSYLPGSYGHLRCTSQCFIDSTNCKYFT encoded by the exons ATGGTTGTGCTGGTTCTGTTGCAGGGATCAAAAGGAGATAATGGAGTGATTGGCCCAATCGGACCCAGTGGGCCTCAGGGGCCGGCTGGCCTCCCCGGTCCCCCAGGAGTACCTGCCTCAG GCCTCTACATGGTGGGAGCGAAAGGATCGAAAGGGCAGCCAGGAAACCCCGGCCAGTGCAActgccccacccccctcaaCCTGCACGGCACTCCTTACGAGCAGCTCCCCTTAAGGGGCAACTACCCCAAAGTACCCGCG ATCTTCGTGGTGGACAACGGTGAAGAGCTGGATCGTCTTCAGTATGACAACGCTCTGGCTTTCCGCAAGGACCAGCGCGCTCTCTACTTTAAGGACATCGAGGGATGGCTGCCCATTCAG CTGACGCCGTTCCAGTCCACGGAGAACGCTCCAGATCCAGAAGGGTTCTGTGGCGACGGAACCGTCCAGCCCCAGAACGGAGAGGAGTGTGACGACGGAGACAAGGTGGTGACGGACAGCTGCATCa GATGTAAGCATGCGTACTGTGGGGATGGATATCGCCATGAGGGAGCTGAAGAATGTGACGGCAAAGACTTCGGCTATCAGACATGCAAGTCCTACTTACCCGG GTCGTACGGACACCTGAGGTGCACATCCCAGTGCTTCATCGACTCCACAAACTGCAAGTACTTCACCTGA